One segment of Streptomyces sp. NA02950 DNA contains the following:
- the ribH gene encoding 6,7-dimethyl-8-ribityllumazine synthase, translating into MSGKGAPELSVKNCGDLRVAVIAAQWHEKVMDGLVDGALRALGELGISEPTVLRVPGSFELPVVAKVLAGRGYDAIVALGVVIRGGTPHFDYVCQGVTQGLTRVSVDSGVPIGFGVLTCDTEEQALDRAGIAGSSEDKGHEAVTAAVATAATLRSVAEPWR; encoded by the coding sequence GTGAGCGGTAAGGGTGCCCCCGAACTGTCCGTGAAGAACTGCGGCGACCTGCGGGTGGCCGTCATCGCCGCCCAGTGGCACGAGAAGGTGATGGACGGGCTGGTCGACGGCGCCCTGCGCGCCCTCGGTGAACTCGGCATCTCCGAGCCCACCGTGCTGCGGGTGCCGGGCAGCTTCGAGCTGCCGGTGGTCGCCAAGGTCCTGGCGGGACGCGGCTACGACGCGATCGTGGCCCTCGGGGTGGTCATCCGCGGCGGCACCCCCCACTTCGACTACGTGTGCCAGGGCGTCACCCAGGGCCTCACCCGGGTCAGCGTGGACAGCGGGGTCCCCATCGGCTTCGGCGTGCTGACCTGCGACACCGAGGAGCAGGCCCTCGACCGCGCCGGGATCGCCGGATCCAGCGAGGACAAGGGCCACGAGGCGGTCACCGCCGCCGTCGCCACCGCCGCCACCCTGCGCTCGGTCGCCGAACCCTGGCGCTGA
- a CDS encoding bifunctional 3,4-dihydroxy-2-butanone-4-phosphate synthase/GTP cyclohydrolase II encodes MSEAYAETEPHTAEPQPTTTPAPLRAAGAWPDELALDSVERAVADIAAGRPVVVVDDEDRENEGDLIVAAEKITPEIVAFMMSECRGLICATLAGTDLDRLELPQMVEQNSESMRTAFTVSVDATAEHGVSTGISAADRATTLRLLADPHSTPGDFARPGHIFPLRARPGGVLARDGHTEAGVDLARLAGLRPAAAIVEIAGEDGAMLRLPDLVTFARKHDLAIISIENLIAHRKALEPAVRREAKTRLPTAFGDFQAYGYRSTADGVEHIALVHGELGDGEDVLVRVHSECLTGDVFHSLRCDCGPQLHASLERVAAEGRGVVLYLRGHEGRGIGLLSKLRAYQLQELGRDTLDANLELGLPADARDYAAGAEILTDLGVRSLRLMTNNPEKTTALVRHGLRVLGREPMPVQAGEHNLRYLRTKRDRMGHDLPWLDGDRAEPVSACGNQ; translated from the coding sequence ATGAGCGAGGCATACGCGGAGACCGAGCCGCACACCGCCGAGCCGCAGCCGACCACAACCCCCGCGCCCCTGCGCGCCGCCGGGGCGTGGCCCGACGAACTGGCGCTGGACTCCGTCGAGCGGGCCGTCGCCGACATCGCCGCGGGCCGCCCCGTCGTGGTCGTGGACGACGAGGACCGGGAGAACGAGGGCGATCTCATCGTCGCCGCCGAGAAGATCACCCCCGAGATCGTCGCCTTCATGATGTCCGAGTGCCGCGGGCTGATCTGCGCCACTCTTGCGGGCACCGACCTCGACCGGCTGGAACTGCCCCAGATGGTGGAGCAGAACTCCGAGTCCATGCGTACCGCGTTCACCGTCTCGGTCGACGCCACCGCCGAGCACGGCGTCAGCACCGGTATCTCCGCCGCCGACCGGGCCACCACCCTGCGGCTGCTGGCCGATCCGCACAGCACCCCCGGCGACTTCGCGCGCCCCGGCCACATCTTCCCGCTCCGCGCCCGCCCGGGCGGGGTGCTCGCCCGCGACGGTCACACCGAGGCCGGGGTCGACCTGGCCCGGCTCGCGGGGCTGCGCCCGGCCGCCGCGATCGTCGAGATCGCGGGCGAGGACGGCGCGATGCTGCGCCTGCCCGACCTGGTCACCTTCGCCCGTAAGCACGATCTGGCGATCATCTCCATCGAGAACCTGATCGCCCACCGCAAGGCGCTGGAGCCCGCCGTGCGGCGCGAGGCCAAGACCCGGCTGCCCACCGCCTTCGGCGACTTCCAGGCGTACGGCTACCGCTCCACCGCCGACGGCGTCGAGCACATCGCCCTCGTCCACGGCGAACTCGGCGACGGCGAGGACGTGCTGGTGCGGGTCCACTCCGAATGCCTCACCGGCGATGTCTTCCACTCGCTGCGCTGCGACTGCGGCCCCCAGCTGCACGCCTCGCTGGAGCGGGTCGCCGCCGAGGGCCGCGGTGTGGTGCTCTATCTGCGCGGCCACGAAGGGCGCGGTATCGGGCTGCTGTCCAAGCTGCGCGCGTACCAGCTCCAGGAGCTCGGCCGGGACACCCTGGACGCCAATCTGGAGCTGGGGCTGCCCGCCGACGCGCGGGACTACGCCGCGGGCGCGGAGATCCTCACCGACCTCGGGGTGCGCTCCCTGCGGCTGATGACCAACAACCCCGAGAAGACCACGGCCCTGGTCCGCCACGGACTGCGGGTCCTCGGCCGGGAGCCGATGCCGGTCCAGGCCGGGGAGCACAATCTGCGGTATCTGCGGACCAAGCGGGACCGGATGGGGCATGACCTGCCCTGGCTGGACGGCGATCGCGCCGAACCCGTGTCCGCGTGCGGTAACCAGTAG
- a CDS encoding riboflavin synthase — protein sequence MFTGIVEELGEIVAIENLGDASRFQVRGPVVTDGAKHGDSIAVNGVCLTVVDLDEGSAGGEFSADVMAETLNRSSLGALAVGSRVNLERPMALGGRLGGHIVQGHVDGTGTIVERKLSEHWETVRISLPADLSRYVVEKGSITVDGISLTVVDAGLDYFTVSLIPTTLALTTLGVKQTGDPVNLEVDVVAKYVERMLGDRAHGPAATPGPTPARASGTTDGEAVS from the coding sequence GTGTTCACCGGAATTGTCGAAGAACTGGGTGAGATCGTCGCCATCGAGAACCTGGGCGACGCCTCCCGCTTCCAGGTGCGCGGCCCCGTCGTCACCGACGGTGCGAAGCACGGCGACTCCATCGCGGTCAACGGCGTCTGTCTCACCGTCGTGGACCTCGACGAGGGCTCCGCGGGCGGCGAGTTCAGCGCCGATGTGATGGCCGAGACCCTGAACCGCTCCAGTCTCGGCGCGCTCGCCGTGGGCTCCCGCGTCAACCTGGAGCGCCCCATGGCGCTCGGCGGGCGGCTCGGCGGCCATATCGTCCAGGGCCATGTCGACGGCACCGGCACCATCGTCGAGCGCAAGCTCTCCGAGCACTGGGAGACCGTCAGGATCTCGCTCCCCGCCGATCTGAGCCGCTACGTCGTGGAGAAGGGCTCCATCACCGTCGACGGCATCAGCCTGACCGTGGTGGACGCGGGCCTGGACTACTTCACCGTCAGCCTGATCCCGACGACGCTCGCCCTCACCACCCTCGGCGTCAAGCAGACCGGAGACCCGGTCAACCTCGAGGTGGACGTGGTCGCCAAGTACGTCGAGCGGATGCTCGGCGACCGCGCCCACGGCCCCGCCGCCACCCCCGGCCCCACACCCGCCCGCGCGTCCGGAACCACCGACGGGGAGGCCGTCTCATGA
- the hisG gene encoding ATP phosphoribosyltransferase: MLRIAVPNKGSLSEPASAMLHEAGYRQRKDRKELVLVDSDNDVEFFFLRPRDIAVYVGSGRLDIGITGRDLLLDSGSQAEEIMQLGFAGSTFRYATLPGTAKDVSEFGGMTVATSFAGLVTKHLADHGVDAAVVHLDGAVETAIQLGVAEIIADVVETGTTLRNAGLEIIGEPILQSEAVVIRRTGAPADDPKVQQFLRRMQGVLVARRYVMMDYDIRVEHVERAVALTPGLESPTVSPLHHEGWVAVRSMVPSKDAQRIMDELYDLGARAILTTGIHACRL, translated from the coding sequence ATGCTGCGCATCGCCGTCCCCAACAAGGGTTCACTGTCCGAGCCTGCGTCGGCGATGCTCCATGAGGCGGGCTACCGGCAGCGCAAGGACCGCAAGGAGCTCGTCCTCGTCGACTCCGACAACGACGTGGAGTTCTTCTTCCTGCGCCCCCGTGACATCGCCGTCTACGTCGGCTCCGGCCGGCTCGACATCGGCATCACCGGTCGCGATCTGCTGCTGGACTCCGGCTCCCAGGCCGAGGAGATCATGCAGCTCGGCTTCGCCGGGTCCACCTTCCGCTACGCGACCCTCCCCGGCACCGCCAAGGACGTCAGCGAGTTCGGCGGGATGACGGTGGCCACCTCCTTCGCCGGACTGGTCACCAAGCACCTCGCCGACCACGGGGTGGACGCCGCGGTGGTCCACCTCGACGGGGCCGTCGAGACCGCCATCCAGCTCGGGGTCGCCGAGATCATCGCGGATGTCGTCGAGACCGGGACCACCCTGCGCAACGCCGGTCTGGAGATCATCGGCGAGCCGATCCTCCAGTCGGAGGCCGTGGTCATCCGCCGTACCGGCGCCCCCGCGGACGACCCCAAGGTGCAGCAGTTCCTGCGCCGGATGCAGGGCGTCCTGGTGGCCCGGCGCTACGTGATGATGGACTACGACATCCGCGTCGAGCACGTCGAGCGCGCCGTGGCGCTCACCCCCGGCCTGGAGTCGCCCACCGTCTCCCCGCTGCACCACGAGGGCTGGGTCGCGGTCCGCTCGATGGTCCCCTCCAAGGACGCCCAGCGGATCATGGACGAGCTGTACGACCTGGGGGCCCGGGCGATCCTCACCACCGGGATCCACGCCTGTCGGCTCTGA
- a CDS encoding PH domain-containing protein, with the protein MSSAAPLPALPVTFRPTRTRAVLMTVGTAVVIALTAVGLLLERLSPGEKASFVITGLIFFGVLVLLSRPKVVADTDGVTVVNLTTKRRLEWAEVLRVNLRPGDPWVFLDLADGTSLPAMGIQPGIAKERAINDARALRALAEKHGTGGESA; encoded by the coding sequence GTGTCCTCCGCCGCGCCCCTGCCCGCCCTGCCCGTCACCTTCCGGCCGACCAGGACCCGGGCGGTCCTGATGACCGTCGGCACCGCCGTTGTCATCGCGCTCACCGCGGTCGGACTGCTCCTGGAGCGCCTGAGCCCGGGGGAGAAGGCCAGCTTCGTCATCACCGGCCTGATCTTCTTCGGGGTGCTGGTGCTGCTCAGCCGCCCCAAGGTGGTGGCCGACACGGACGGGGTGACGGTGGTCAACCTCACCACCAAGCGCCGTCTGGAGTGGGCGGAGGTGCTCCGGGTCAATCTGCGGCCCGGCGATCCATGGGTCTTCCTGGACCTCGCGGACGGCACCAGCCTGCCCGCCATGGGCATCCAGCCGGGCATCGCCAAGGAGCGGGCCATCAACGACGCGCGGGCGCTGCGGGCCCTGGCCGAGAAGCACGGCACGGGCGGTGAATCGGCCTGA
- the ribD gene encoding bifunctional diaminohydroxyphosphoribosylaminopyrimidine deaminase/5-amino-6-(5-phosphoribosylamino)uracil reductase RibD — protein MATAAEADAMRHAVALAARGLGHTSPNPVVGCVILDARGRTVGEGWHQRAGGPHAEVHALRAAGERARGGTALVTLEPCNHTGRTGPCAQALIDAGVARVRYAVADPTAAARGGAATLAAAGIDVAAGPLTDEAEAVNEAWLTSMRRGRPFVLWKYAATLDGRSAAADGTSRWITSAASRADVHRLRAEADAVIVGSGTLRADDPHLAVRDRDGVTQPLRVAVDTNATALKPDARILDDAAPTLVAVAEDADTGHLPAGTESVRLPRAAAGRGLDIAALLTALHHRGVRSVLLEGGPTLAGAFLAAGVVDKVVGYLAPVLLGAGPAALADAGITTIAQALRLTTADITRLGPDLRVTAVPAAPLAEEN, from the coding sequence GTGGCCACCGCAGCCGAAGCCGACGCGATGCGCCATGCCGTCGCGCTCGCAGCCCGCGGCCTCGGCCACACCAGCCCCAACCCCGTCGTCGGCTGCGTCATCCTCGACGCTCGGGGCCGCACCGTCGGTGAGGGCTGGCACCAGCGGGCCGGCGGCCCGCATGCCGAGGTCCACGCGCTGCGCGCCGCGGGTGAGCGGGCCCGTGGCGGGACCGCGCTGGTCACCCTCGAACCCTGCAACCACACCGGCCGCACCGGGCCCTGCGCCCAGGCGCTCATCGACGCCGGGGTCGCCCGCGTCCGTTACGCCGTCGCCGACCCCACCGCCGCGGCCCGGGGCGGTGCCGCCACCCTCGCGGCCGCCGGAATCGATGTCGCGGCCGGACCGCTGACCGACGAGGCCGAGGCGGTCAACGAGGCCTGGCTGACCTCGATGCGGCGCGGCCGCCCCTTCGTGCTGTGGAAGTACGCGGCCACCCTGGACGGCCGCAGCGCCGCGGCCGACGGCACCAGCCGCTGGATCACCTCCGCCGCGTCCCGTGCCGATGTGCACCGGCTGCGCGCCGAGGCGGACGCCGTGATCGTCGGCTCCGGCACGCTGCGCGCCGACGACCCCCATCTGGCCGTACGTGACCGGGACGGGGTCACCCAGCCGCTGCGGGTCGCCGTCGACACGAACGCGACCGCCCTGAAGCCCGACGCCCGCATCCTGGACGACGCCGCGCCCACCCTCGTCGCCGTGGCCGAGGACGCCGACACCGGACACCTCCCGGCCGGCACGGAGAGCGTGCGGCTGCCCCGCGCCGCGGCGGGGCGCGGCCTCGACATCGCCGCGCTGCTGACCGCCCTGCACCACCGCGGGGTGCGCTCCGTACTGCTGGAGGGCGGGCCCACGCTCGCCGGGGCGTTCCTCGCCGCCGGGGTCGTCGACAAGGTCGTCGGCTATCTGGCCCCCGTTCTGCTCGGCGCGGGCCCCGCCGCCCTCGCCGACGCCGGAATCACCACCATCGCGCAGGCGTTGCGCCTTACCACGGCCGACATCACGCGGCTCGGGCCCGATCTGCGCGTCACCGCTGTTCCCGCAGCCCCCCTCGCCGAGGAGAACTGA
- a CDS encoding phosphoribosyl-ATP diphosphatase, which produces MANKTFEELFAELQQKAATADPATSRTAELLQSGVHAIGKKVVEEAAEVWMAAEYESDAAAAEEISQLLYHLQVMMVAKGISLDDVYAHL; this is translated from the coding sequence ATGGCCAACAAGACGTTCGAGGAGCTCTTCGCCGAGCTCCAGCAGAAGGCCGCCACGGCCGACCCCGCCACCTCCCGCACCGCCGAGCTGCTCCAGTCCGGTGTGCACGCCATCGGCAAGAAGGTGGTGGAGGAGGCCGCCGAGGTGTGGATGGCCGCCGAGTACGAGAGCGACGCGGCGGCCGCAGAGGAGATCTCGCAGCTCCTCTACCACCTTCAGGTGATGATGGTCGCCAAGGGCATCTCCCTCGACGACGTCTACGCTCATCTCTGA
- a CDS encoding ROK family transcriptional regulator produces the protein MTSTRGPAMGRTASPRTARAINDRLALHLLKDEGPLTAGQLKTLTGLSRPTVADLVERLRAAGLIAIVGEAGAERRGPNARVYGIVAEGAYVAGVDVRTDSVAVCVADLLGRTLAEASLPVAPDADPARTVADAVALVERTARRAGADRLHHIGVGAPGLVDPATGVLNSPAGLPSWHRELADALHGGLAAPVLLENEVNLAAVAEQRLGVVRDRDTFVLLWLGHGVGAAVVLDRVLRRGASGGTGEIGFLPVPGTTGLPSATGCDGGFHALAGSRAICALAREHGVDAASAGGTDDAGAAEAVLRAAVAAGERAAPFLDALASRVALGAAAVTAVLDPGCVVLGGEIGRAGGTALAHRVEAHVARMSPLRTEIRPGTVGGGAVLRGAVLTATDAAQNALFGADHAD, from the coding sequence GGGCCATCAACGACCGCCTCGCCCTGCATCTGCTCAAGGACGAGGGCCCGTTGACCGCGGGCCAGCTCAAAACGCTGACCGGTCTCTCCCGCCCCACGGTGGCGGACCTGGTGGAGCGGCTGCGAGCGGCCGGACTGATCGCGATCGTGGGGGAGGCGGGGGCGGAGCGGCGCGGGCCCAACGCCCGGGTGTACGGGATCGTCGCGGAGGGCGCGTACGTGGCCGGGGTGGATGTCCGCACCGACAGCGTCGCCGTCTGCGTCGCGGATCTGCTCGGCCGGACGCTGGCCGAAGCGTCGCTGCCGGTCGCCCCGGACGCCGACCCCGCGCGGACCGTCGCGGACGCGGTGGCCCTGGTGGAGCGCACCGCCCGGCGGGCCGGGGCGGACCGGCTGCACCACATCGGGGTGGGCGCACCCGGTCTGGTCGACCCGGCCACCGGGGTGCTCAACTCCCCGGCCGGACTGCCCTCCTGGCACCGCGAGCTGGCCGACGCGCTGCACGGCGGGCTGGCGGCGCCGGTGCTGCTGGAGAACGAGGTCAACCTCGCCGCGGTCGCCGAACAGCGGCTCGGCGTGGTGCGCGACCGGGACACCTTCGTCCTGCTGTGGCTCGGTCACGGGGTGGGCGCGGCCGTGGTGCTGGACCGGGTGCTGCGGCGCGGCGCCTCCGGCGGCACCGGCGAGATCGGCTTCCTGCCGGTGCCGGGGACGACGGGACTGCCCTCGGCGACCGGCTGCGACGGCGGCTTCCACGCTCTCGCGGGCAGCCGCGCGATCTGCGCGCTCGCCCGGGAACACGGTGTGGACGCGGCGTCGGCGGGCGGTACGGACGACGCGGGGGCGGCGGAGGCGGTACTGCGGGCGGCCGTCGCGGCGGGGGAGCGGGCCGCCCCCTTCCTGGACGCACTCGCGTCGCGCGTCGCCCTCGGCGCCGCGGCGGTGACCGCGGTGCTCGACCCGGGCTGTGTGGTGCTCGGCGGTGAGATCGGCCGCGCGGGGGGTACGGCCCTCGCCCATCGCGTCGAAGCGCACGTCGCCCGGATGTCCCCCCTGCGCACCGAGATCCGCCCCGGAACCGTCGGCGGCGGGGCGGTCCTCCGCGGCGCGGTCCTCACCGCGACGGACGCGGCCCAGAACGCCCTGTTCGGCGCGGACCACGCGGACTAG